The following DNA comes from Mugil cephalus isolate CIBA_MC_2020 chromosome 6, CIBA_Mcephalus_1.1, whole genome shotgun sequence.
AGAGAGCGGCTGCTAGCAGCAGAAGCTGCCGCGGTAGGATACAGTGGTCCGGACTCCAGCAAACCTCTCTCAGTATTTCAGGCCATGAAGATGGGCCTGATtgacaagaacacaacactgcgAGTGTTACAGGCTCAGGAGTCTGTGGGGGGCATTCTAGATCCCATACTCAGTGTCTTCCTTCCCAAAGATACAGCCATCGAGCGTGATCTAATTGATGAAAGCATTTGTCAAGCTTTGACTAAGAGGCCACCACTCTACTTGGACCCAGAAAATGAAGAAGGTGTAACCTATATGGCAATGAAGAGGAGATGTAAAGTAGATCCACAAACGggccttctgcttcttcctgtccCTGAGAAGGCAGATCCCTCCAAACTTGTCTTTGATGGTGTTCGGAAACCTGTCACAGCCAAGCAGCTGCTCGATTGTGGTGTTCTGGACAAGCCAACATTTAAGGATttggaaaagggaaagaaaactgTCCCAGAGGTGTCTGTCGACAAAAATGTCAGTCTCAAGGGGACTGGGCCCATCGCTGGGGTTGTAGTTGGGAGTCGAGGCAAGATGTCTTTGTCAGAAGCCAAGAAACAATTGCTGCTGCCAGAAGATAGTGCTGATTTGCTGCTGGAAGCCCAGGCAGCCACAGGTCACATCATTGACCCAAGAACAAGTCAGAAATTGACGGTCGAGGAGGCATGTGCTAAAGGGGTGGTGGATATTAGTGATCGTGACAGATTGTTGtctgcagaggctgctgctgtgggcTACAAGGATCCTAATGTAGCCAAGCCTCTTTCGGTATTTGAGGCCATTAAAAAGGGATTAATTGACAAGAAGACTGGGGTACGTCTGCTGCAGGCCCAGGAGTCAGTGGGAGGAATTCTAGACCCTAATCTCAGTGTGTTCCTTCCTAAAGAGACAGCTATAAAGCGCAACCTGTTAGATGAAGAACTCCATCGTGTTCTAAATCAGAGTCCTAAATGTTACCTTGACCCAGAAACTGAGAATGATGCAAGCTATGAAGCTttgaagaaaaaatgtaaaattgaaCCTCATTCAGGTCTCCTACTTTTGCCAATCTCTGAGAGGCTAGATCCTTCAAAATTGATCTTTGATGGTGTGCGTAAGCCAGTAACGGCAAAGCAACTGCTTGATTGTGGGGTCCTGGATAAACCAACATTCAACCAACTaattaagggggaaaaaactgtCCCAGAATTGTCTGTGGATAAAAGGGTCTTCCTTAAGGGTACAGGATCAATTGCTGGTGTTGCAGCTGGACCTTTAGGCAAAATGTCTCTATCAGAAGCAAAGAAACAGATGCTCATGCCCCCAGATAGTGCTGATTTGCTACTGGACGCCCAGGCTGCCACAGGTCACATCATCGACCCCAAATCTAACCAGAAGCTGACAGTAGAGGAAGCATGTTCCATGGGGGTGGTGGACAATAGGGACAAAGGTAAACTCTTAGCagcagaagctgctgctgtgggctATAAGGATCCCAGCTCAACCAAGCCTCTTTCAGTTTTTGAGGCAATGAAGAAGGGATTAGTTGACAAAAAAACTGGACTACGTCTGCTGCAAGCCCAGGAGTCTGCTGGAGGTATTTTGGATCCCAACCTCAGCGTATTCCTCCCTAGAAAGACAGCTATGAAGCGCAACCTTCTGGATGAAGACCTGTGTCGTGCACTAAATCAGAGTCCGAAGTGTTATCTTGATCCAGACACTGAGTGTGATGCCAGCTATGGGGATTTAAAGAAAAGGTGCAAAACAGAGTCACACACTGGCCTTATTCTTCTACCAATCACTGAGAGAAAAGACCCTTCCAAACTCATGTTTGATGGTGTCCGTAAGCCGGTTTCAGCACAGCAGTTGTTTGATTGTGGTGTCCTTGACAAGCCAACATTTGACCAACTCGTGAAAGGGGAGAAAACTGTTCCAGTGGTTTCCATGGAAAATAAGGCATCTCTGAAAGGCACTGGGCCCATTGCTGGGGTTGTAGCAGGACGTCAGGGAAAAATGTCTTTGTCAGAAGCCAAGAAACAGAAGTTGTTGCCTGAAGACAGTGCTAATTTGCTACTGGAAGCCCAGGCAGCCACTGGTTACATCATTGACCCTAAAAATGATCAGAAGCTGACAGTAGAAGAAGCATGCACCAAAGGAGTAGTGGATATTAGAGATCGAGACAGATTATTGGCagcagaagctgctgctgtgggctATAAGGATTCTCACTCAACCAAGCTTCTTTCAGTGTTTGAGGCATTGAAGAAGGGATTTATAGACAGAAAGACTGGACTACGTCTGCTGCAAGCCCAGGAGTCTGCTGGAGGTATTTTGGATCCCAACCTCAGCGTATTCCTCCCTAGAGAGACAGCTATGAAGAGCAACCTTCTGGATGAAGACCTGTGTCGTGCACTAAATCAGGGTCCGAAGTGTTATCTTGATCCAGACACTGAGCGTGATGCCAGCTATGGGGATTTAAAGAAAAGGTGCAAAACAGAGTCACACACTGGCCTAATTCTTCTACCAATCACTGAGAGAAAAGACCCTTCCAAACTGATGTTTGATGGTGTCCGTAAACAGGTTTCAGCACAGCAGTTGTTTGATTGTGGTGTCCTTGACAAGCAAACATTTGACCAACTCGTGAAAGGGGAGAAAACTGTCCCAGTGGTTTCCATGGAAAATAAGGCATGTCTGAAAGGAACTGGGCCCATTGCTGGGGTTGTAGCAGGACGTCAGGGAAAAATGTCTTTGTCAGAAGCCAAGAAACAGAAGTTGTTGCCTGAAGACAGTGCTAATTTGCTACTGGAAGCCCAGGCAGCCACTGGTTACATCATTGACCCTAAAAATGATCAGAAGCTGACAGTAGAAGAAGCATGTGCCAAAGGAGTATTGGATATTAGTGATCGAGACAGATTATTAGCagcagaagctgctgctgtgggctATAAGGATTCTCGCTCAACCAAGCCTCTTTCAGTGTTTGAGGCAATGAAGAAGGGAAAAATTGACAAAAAGACTGGACTACGTCTGCTGCAAGCCCAGGAGTCTGTTGGGGGTATTTTGGATCCCAACCTCGGTGTGTTCCTCCCTAGAGAGACAGCTATAAAGCGCAACCTTCTGGATGAAGACCTCTGTTCTGCTCTAAACCAGAGGCCTGCTTGTTACCTTGATCCAGAAACAGAGGGTAACATCAGCTATGGGGCTTTGAAGGAAAGATGCAAGACAGAGCCTCACACGGGCCAAAAGATTTTGCCACTGTCCGATAGGATTGACCCCTCCAAATTGGTCTTTGATGGTGTACGTAAGACAGTTACAGCACAGCAGTTGCTTGATTGTGGGGTTCTAGACCAGTCAACATTAAGCCAACTGGTAAAGGGAGAGAAAACTGTCTCAGAGGTGTCTGTGGATAAGAAAGTCTTTCTGAGAGGTACTGGGCCAATTGCTGGTGTTGCAGCTGGGCCATTAAGTAAAATGTCCTTTACagaggcaaagaaaaagaagattaTGTCAGCTGAGTGTGCTTCCATGCTATTGATAGCTCAAGCAGCCACAGGCCATATCATTGACCCCAGAAATAATCAGAAACTGACAGTAAAAGAAGCATGTGCCAGAGGAGTAGTGGATAAGGAGGATGAATCAAAGCTATTTGCTGCTGAATCTGCAGCTATAGGCTATAGAGTCCCCAATACTGCTAGACTCCTGTCAGCCGGTGAAGCCATGAAGAAGGGATTAATTGACAAAGACACGGCACTATGTGTACTCCAGGCTCAAGAGGCCGTAGGGGGGATTTTGGACCCTGGACTCAGTGTATTCCTACCCAGGGACACTGCTATGGATCGGAATCTCATAGATAAAGACCTATACCAGGCATTGAATCAGTGTCCTGAGTGTTATTTTGACCCAGACACCCAACAAGCAACTACGTACGTGTCCCTGAAGAAGAGATGTAAAGCTGATCCTAGCACAGGTCTTTTACTTCTCCCTGAACCGAAGAAGCCATTGACTGTCCAGGGGCTTAGGGGCGAGGTGTCGGTCATGGATCTTGTGGATGCAAACCTGCTGCAACGATCTGATATGGATAAACTCAGAACAGGTAGACTGACAAGCAAAGACATTGAGGACCGCCTGCACTCTTACTTGAGAGGTTCCACTTGCATAGCAGGAGTTTATGATGAGGCCAACGATAAGGTCTTACCAATCTATCAGGCCATGAAACATGGAGTGTTGCGATCTGAGACCACTCTGGAGCTGCTTGAGGCCCAGGCTGCCTCGGGTTTCATCATTGATCCTGTCAATAACCTCTATCTCACTGTCAGTGATGCCTACAGTAGAGGGCTGTTTGGGCCGGAGTTTAAGGACAAGCTGCTTTCAGCAGAAAAGGCTGTGACTGGTTACACATTACCTGGTACAGACAAGATTATCTCCCTCTTTGAGGCCATAGAGAGAGGTTTAGTGGAGAAAGGTCATGGTATCCGTCTGCTTGAGGCCCAGATTGCCAGTGGTGGCATCATTGATCCTGAACACAGCCACCGCATTGAAGTGGAATTCGCTTACAAGAAAGGTTACTTTGATGAGAAAATGAACAAGATTCTGACCGATGAGGATGATGACACAAAAGGTTTCTTTGACCCtaacacacaggaaaacttaaCCTATTTGGAACTTAAGAAACGCTGCATCACAGACAAAAAGACTGGCCTTATCCTTTTGCCGATCGTggacaagaaaaaacaagagtcaaaacaaaagaatacTCTCAGAAAGCGGAGAGTAGTAATTGTGGACCCAGAGACTAATAAAGAGATGACAGTACGTGAAGCATATGACAAAGGGTACATTGACTATGAGACCTTCCTGGAGCTGTCCGAACAGGAGTGTGAGTGGGAAGAGATCACTATCACTTCTCCAGATGGTTCCGTGGGGTTGTTTATCATTGACAGGAAAACTGACCGACAGTATGACATCAACGAGTTGCTTGCAAAGCGGGTAATTGATGAATCTATCCTCCAGAAGTACCGCTCAAGAGTCATCACACTTACTGAATTTGCCGATATCATCACCAGCAAAGCCAAACATGGATCAACACTagtatcatcatcatcgtcagcAACTTCAGGACCATCAGCCAACTCAGGCAAAatgtcagtgacatcatcatcaacatcaacttCAAGAACAGCAACATCTTTGGCTAAATCTTCCAAGACATCAACATCAAGAACATCAAAGACCTCAGTTAAGTCAACATCAGCTTCAAGAACAGCAGCATCTTTGGATGCATCTTCAGCTACATCAGCTTCAAGAACAGCAGCATCTTTGGATGCATCTTCAGCTACATCAGctttaaaaacattagaaatcTCAGTTCCAGCAACACGGacgtcatcgtcgtcgtcgtcctcctcctcctcctcctcctcctcctcttcctcctcctcctcgtcctcctcctcatcatcatcagcagcagtagcaacagcagcagcagcatcagctgtGTCAAGATCCTTATCACCTGGTCTCAGCAAGATGACCACAACAAGAACTACCACTGTCTCACAGCGAAGCACCACAATCAGCAGTGTTGCTCAGGACTCCAGTGACTCCCTCAAGCATATATCCAGCATATCCATCGCTCTGGTTTCTCCTGTTGACACAGTGGGTGAACACCAACCTGTGGGTGCCATTTTTGACACAGACACTGTGGAGAAGATATCCATCACAGAAGCTTTAGAGCGTGGTCTTGTGGACTCCATCACTGCTCAGAGACTGCTTGAGGCTCAAGCCTGCACTGGAGGAATTGTCAATCCCGCTAATGGCCAAAGGCTCAGCATCCAGGAGGCTTCCCGTATGGGCATAATAAATGATGACATGGCTGTCAAGCTTAAACCTGCCCAGAAAGCCTTTATTGGTTTTGAGGATGTAAAAACCAAAAGGAAGATGTCAGTTTCTGAGGCCATGAAGGAGATGTGGCTGCCTTATGAGGCAGGTCAGAGATTCATGGAGTTCCAGGCTGTAACGGGGGGGCTTTGTGACCCAGAATTGGGCTGTAGAAGAACCATACAAGATGCTTTAAAAGTGGGCTGGCTGGATGGAAGAACAGCCCAGAAGCTCGAAGACGTCAAACACCACATGAAGAATCTAACATGCCCCAAAAGCAAACTTAGAATCTCTTACAAAGAGGCTCTGGATAACTGCCTGGTGGAGGATGGCACTGGAGTGAATATGCTGCAGGCCTCATCTATATCTTCCAGAGGAATCAGCAGTCCATACAATGTTGCCTCTGCCCCAGGATCCACCACAGGCTCCAGGAGTGGCTCACGACGAGGGTCTCGCAGGGGAAGTTTGGACCTTGGCTCCTTTGGATCCCCATCTTTTAGTCGCCACAGCCTTAGTAGCTTCACCACCTACTCCTCCactaaataaatcaagaaaaagaaaagattaaaatatgttcatgtttagCTAAAGAACTAGGGAAAATGTGTGTGGGTAGAAAATTCAAATATGGTTTTAGATTGATGCTTTGGTGATgctgtgctttaaaaaaatgctttaattcAATATACCATGGAACACTactgagccttttttttttaaacggatCAAAGTATTAATGGCAACCATCTTAAAGTATTTGGattgaaaataaagtttatacTATAATTGTTGGTGTCCCCTATAGGCTTGGAAATCATATGCCATATTTTTCTTAGcaaaaatcaaatatatttttgaaaaactttttaaaatctaatttctTTATGCATGTCATTGCAAACCTGAAGATATTGTCTGGGTGGGAAAAAGTTGGATGGCATATATTTGCTTAACCGCTGTTAAGGGATTTTAAGGGTTTGTAATCATTTGTTAACCATTAGTTGCTTTCTGTTTAGTACTCTCCGCAGTTTTTCACTAACtccaaataaaaactgagtgacttttttttgcTCACGTTGATTCATGTCTCttcttattcatttaatttctttttgctgaatatatttctgtaatttaaatatgcagATAGATGCATAGATATTATGTGTTACGTATCATGTGCACTAGCCCACTTTAGCTTTTTTAAGATTAATGAAATGTCGATCTAGGATTGAGATATGTGCATGCAGGCTTTGCAAACAACAGCTTCTTTAATGTGTGGGTTTAAGTCTGGATTTTTTATTGATAGGATAGTGGAGAAATTTACTATGTTACAAAAGCAGCGGAGATcgaacactcacacacagggtcaggacagtaaaaaacaaaacaaaacaaaacaaaaaaacataaataagtgCCAGTAAGAATGAAATTGGcctattttatcattattatgattatttaagTAGgcaaaaaagtatatatataagtataacaatatatataggcactttacacacacacacactatatcaTTCTCTTGAATTTTTTACTCATTTTCAAATTCTAGATCGTTATTTTCCCTATAAATATCTTTCATAAACGTTTGTTTATGAATACTAAGACCGGAAAAACATGATAACTAttcttcagaataaaagtatTTTGCTGTTCGTACGCGGTCGtttactatatatatgtatgggTCGTTTACGCTTCAGTTTCCGGCGTCGACTTTATTCCGAAGGTATTACCCGGATGTGCTGTGATAACCCGGATGTGTTTTGATAACAACATAGATTAGCATGTAGTAGACAGACTCGTCAGTTTGGCCATGTACTACTGTTACAATGACGTTTATTTAAATGCCGCACAATTGTTTAGGAATTAATATGAACATTAGTGAAAGgggcttttgttttatttaatttactttatttaaattgcttgtttttatccaagctaacgttagcttgttGGCTAAAGGCATGCAGCAACCTAGCAGCTAGCTGTGGACTACTAGACTTCAAACTGGAAACACGATAGAAACACAACAAGGTAGgagaatattttaaatataattctgtAATGATTTGTGGCTATACGTGTAATGTAAAAATTATTGACATGAGCAGCCGTGTTGACGCCTTCTCGCGCTACGTGAAATAAACGCAGCGTaaatgctaaaaacaaaaattgtgtCGTCTAATCGCAGAGTCAAGTCTCACACTGAAGACCTGGGAATGTCCTGGACGTCATGGCCGACGACCCTCAGAGAAACTTCC
Coding sequences within:
- the LOC125009874 gene encoding desmoplakin-like isoform X2; amino-acid sequence: MSMYSSHNELNVDRRAGSKGDLAGAGNYNYARSDIVHGGGGGQGYEVYGDGYRTYNFTRTNTMAGGMMRGMGGGTMSGMGGGGMMSGTMSGMGGGGMVSGTMSGMGGGGMVSDMGGGMMSGMGGGTMTAMRRGTVRMGGSNITAINQRAAILQSQCNEYLKKAEASIQSGSSPGEAEHNMMLAKESIDKLKSCAMDLRQIGQPNENVIRSLEMYNDQLKGVHMAINGTMQRRRSTRGSSGGWEEPGRSFHDAIAWIGQQKRLIETSTWGEDPEAIEQQLTSHLRFQSSIQSSPEMDRARSDLLKKGDRGNVHALEQEWNSLQQMSCSRAEQLKDLQLILKELSSEIMWVNDKEEEELVFDWGDKNIDQYIPKKQESYSKLMSTLEVKEKHLNKLRAKVDTLLKNNHPASDKIEAYRDTLQTQWSWLLQITKCIDVHLKENGAYSQFFKEASETYSNMQKEHEVVRKSFICNKESPLEELLELLKGLEREKDKIKDISQQVKHLVSKSKSIVRLKPRNPEDKSSTGVIVVRALCEFKQDQKTICKGDEAILKDNSQRSKWHVTGPGGLDMLVPSVCLIIPPPNPLSINIAKKNEQYYESILSIWNQLYINVKSLIAWQYCLIDIKQINSLTITMLAKMRPEEYRQIIKDLQAHYEEFKVSSHGSEMFVDDDKRNIETQFTGAQAHYNQLVVQLPAYIAQQAQMENQQVEQQWQQQQVIIIQQQQQQQAAAEEEARRVEEEKRRVELKKQAERKAEAKKEVATKEQTIKKEAGKVTRTEVVKRKVVVTSSHSLSELHALRLRLEAAEGTLIQHVHICVGENGVRDCGLKIQELETVQGDIDSMRAEYLRLRENILKELEGMTDSDKAQFLRSEITIINQRLGSLESSSSAFIHRLRALRDMMESVARAEDIVKVHEARLTEKETTSLSPSEVEEYISTLQSIKAELNQKRDILASMETELAKACHWNSQLAAAFHRCDMMLSKYTEQVGVLSDRWRRIDGQIDTRLQDLQLYLPQLQHYKQTSTSLLEWIDATRKKQDALQATKIDSVQALKDHINEQKALNTEIKARRETVESVLRDNETCVNAIKDYETDLASYTSGLETLLNVPFKRTMLSSPSMDLNQEATQLQTRYMELFTLSGDYSKYLGELLKNMEELKIRNTRIELLEEELRLLREDIQDRDAKNKSLEDAVARYRLELCSSQEQLLSMEEVKQNTAMQCSATKDSLDTTQSELADLKDQVTRLNYMLDEEKRKRKLAEERYTQQQQEYESVLKKRQAELETLSWAKVDVEKTVSNKEQEIEQLRRQLAEEAAKIKDLQKELSKVRSQCSMEINNIKLSYESQIHASRTEMQRLGAQRDEDTAELQLQYDRMEAERRNLEEEVRRLGITITQAEEQKKRAEEEAQSQRAVIIEEGRRRRDLESQMELLMRQREEENNQYREELAEAMKSLQEKSDQLVYIRHTLEEETRRRVTTEEGHGVLEQSLAQLQVKLTNSAVVATQLRECEEELDKMRKDLQRESRERCRVEQNMNKLQARIKDLQAIRDALESQVENLRKSNQDEVARRRQVEAELEKTTLTLTEYTSTVTALRQSQEHTSKSEKRGEEERLRLQEELQRSLTQNKSSTERITQLSMELKAMQQQLLQEQVQVKEANLRNEGLYKTIEEKSKALNENSVELQRLKETIETQTKERLRLEEELRAARHDKQELLRSKQVSDDELSSQITALELQLQSSQRSVADYRNLLSELSSEREKLKLETEKIYKQASETKTMMLSIQSQYNEVVSEKESLLLKLQLAEKDKEHISKLEEELSRIKLSQESELRNKQRLQEENERVKRDLSYWKDQCESKQGMIRQYDTDKETLEREKNNLKSEIERLMRELRELEETYKSRLSVVQRELQEMTIVRQTLETELKKAKEPPTLNASTLIFDGVRKPVTANQLLDCGVLDKPTFSQLVKGQKTVPEVSVDKKVNLKGTGPIAGVFIEVPKSPGFITGPLHKLTFTEAKKENLLPPDSVDLLLDAQAATGHIIDPRTNRKLTVDEACDQGVIDDEDRERLLAAEAAAVGYSGPDSSKPLSVFQAMKMGLIDKNTTLRVLQAQESVGGILDPILSVFLPKDTAIERDLIDESICQALTKRPPLYLDPENEEGVTYMAMKRRCKVDPQTGLLLLPVPEKADPSKLVFDGVRKPVTAKQLLDCGVLDKPTFKDLEKGKKTVPEVSVDKNVSLKGTGPIAGVVVGSRGKMSLSEAKKQLLLPEDSADLLLEAQAATGHIIDPRTSQKLTVEEACAKGVVDISDRDRLLSAEAAAVGYKDPNVAKPLSVFEAIKKGLIDKKTGVRLLQAQESVGGILDPNLSVFLPKETAIKRNLLDEELHRVLNQSPKCYLDPETENDASYEALKKKCKIEPHSGLLLLPISERLDPSKLIFDGVRKPVTAKQLLDCGVLDKPTFNQLIKGEKTVPELSVDKRVFLKGTGSIAGVAAGPLGKMSLSEAKKQMLMPPDSADLLLDAQAATGHIIDPKSNQKLTVEEACSMGVVDNRDKGKLLAAEAAAVGYKDPSSTKPLSVFEAMKKGLVDKKTGLRLLQAQESAGGILDPNLSVFLPRKTAMKRNLLDEDLCRALNQSPKCYLDPDTECDASYGDLKKRCKTESHTGLILLPITERKDPSKLMFDGVRKPVSAQQLFDCGVLDKPTFDQLVKGEKTVPVVSMENKASLKGTGPIAGVVAGRQGKMSLSEAKKQKLLPEDSANLLLEAQAATGYIIDPKNDQKLTVEEACTKGVVDIRDRDRLLAAEAAAVGYKDSHSTKLLSVFEALKKGFIDRKTGLRLLQAQESAGGILDPNLSVFLPRETAMKSNLLDEDLCRALNQGPKCYLDPDTERDASYGDLKKRCKTESHTGLILLPITERKDPSKLMFDGVRKQVSAQQLFDCGVLDKQTFDQLVKGEKTVPVVSMENKACLKGTGPIAGVVAGRQGKMSLSEAKKQKLLPEDSANLLLEAQAATGYIIDPKNDQKLTVEEACAKGVLDISDRDRLLAAEAAAVGYKDSRSTKPLSVFEAMKKGKIDKKTGLRLLQAQESVGGILDPNLGVFLPRETAIKRNLLDEDLCSALNQRPACYLDPETEGNISYGALKERCKTEPHTGQKILPLSDRIDPSKLVFDGVRKTVTAQQLLDCGVLDQSTLSQLVKGEKTVSEVSVDKKVFLRGTGPIAGVAAGPLSKMSFTEAKKKKIMSAECASMLLIAQAATGHIIDPRNNQKLTVKEACARGVVDKEDESKLFAAESAAIGYRVPNTARLLSAGEAMKKGLIDKDTALCVLQAQEAVGGILDPGLSVFLPRDTAMDRNLIDKDLYQALNQCPECYFDPDTQQATTYVSLKKRCKADPSTGLLLLPEPKKPLTVQGLRGEVSVMDLVDANLLQRSDMDKLRTGRLTSKDIEDRLHSYLRGSTCIAGVYDEANDKVLPIYQAMKHGVLRSETTLELLEAQAASGFIIDPVNNLYLTVSDAYSRGLFGPEFKDKLLSAEKAVTGYTLPGTDKIISLFEAIERGLVEKGHGIRLLEAQIASGGIIDPEHSHRIEVEFAYKKGYFDEKMNKILTDEDDDTKGFFDPNTQENLTYLELKKRCITDKKTGLILLPIVDKKKQESKQKNTLRKRRVVIVDPETNKEMTVREAYDKGYIDYETFLELSEQECEWEEITITSPDGSVGLFIIDRKTDRQYDINELLAKRVIDESILQKYRSRVITLTEFADIITSKAKHGSTLVSSSSSATSGPSANSGKMSVTSSSTSTSRTATSLAKSSKTSTSRTSKTSVKSTSASRTAASLDASSATSALKTLEISVPATRTSSSSSSSSSSSSSSSSSSSSSSSSSSSAAVATAAAASAVSRSLSPGLSKMTTTRTTTVSQRSTTISSVAQDSSDSLKHISSISIALVSPVDTVGEHQPVGAIFDTDTVEKISITEALERGLVDSITAQRLLEAQACTGGIVNPANGQRLSIQEASRMGIINDDMAVKLKPAQKAFIGFEDVKTKRKMSVSEAMKEMWLPYEAGQRFMEFQAVTGGLCDPELGCRRTIQDALKVGWLDGRTAQKLEDVKHHMKNLTCPKSKLRISYKEALDNCLVEDGTGVNMLQASSISSRGISSPYNVASAPGSTTGSRSGSRRGSRRGSLDLGSFGSPSFSRHSLSSFTTYSSTK